The Panicum virgatum strain AP13 chromosome 5K, P.virgatum_v5, whole genome shotgun sequence genome has a window encoding:
- the LOC120707314 gene encoding uncharacterized protein LOC120707314 isoform X1 → MTGVPKNRRQRRRSKARRAPPIHKLGEDLLLEIFLRLPSLATLVRAALTCRAWRRAVASSPSFRRRFRALHPPPLLGLFFEAPGPVHTPNTPGFPTFVPARRRDRDLTAAVRGGDFFLTSLEDLPDEGPCWNMVDCCRGCVLLMNWDDGSLVVFNPLTRRIEDVFDLSPEDLFDGSRGHYAQVYPQLLFSDEDPASFRVVLLAHDERRIRAAVFSSDTWEWLLLPWVDVPASSGDDECWIKYERGMQANGFLYWVYEDQRYLVSLNTATMEFCVTELPHFLRDSSFHLGETKDGATCIVYSDQLNVGVLMPTRDDGMEKWVLDRVVPLDRELERVLRVGLANVTVPNQLVANHNDLSVLAVQDGYVYLVSTSSMYHDPYAWKR, encoded by the exons ATGACCGGCGTCCCCAAAAACCGCCGACAGCGTCGACGGTCGAAGGCCCGCCGAGCTCCACCCATACACAAGCTCGGGGAGGACCTCCTGCTGGAGAtcttcctccgcctcccctcccTTGCCACGCTCGTCCGCGCCGCCCTCACCTGCCGCGCGTGGCGCCGCGCGGTGGCCTCCTCCCCGtcgttccgccgccgcttccgcgcCCTCCATCCGCCGCCTCTCCTCGGCCTCTTCTTCGAGGCCCCCGGTCCAGTGCATACTCCTAACACCCCTGGCTTCCCCACCTTcgtccccgcccgccgccgcgacagGGACCTAACTGCCGCCGTCCGTGGCGGCGACTTCTTCCTCACCTCCCTTGAGGA CCTCCCAGACGAGGGCCCCTGCTGGAACATGGTGGACTGCTGCCGCGGATGCGTCCTCCTCATGAATTGGGATGATGGATCACTCGTCGTGTTCAACCCCCTGACGCGCCGGATTGAGGATGTCTTCGATCTGAGCCCTGAGGATTTGTTTGACGGTAGCCGTGGCCATTACGCCCAGGTCTATCCCCAGTTGCTCTTCTCTGACGAGGACCCTGCATCATTCCGAGTGGTGCTTCTTGCCCATGACGAACGCAGGATACGGGCTGCCGTCTTTTCTTCGGACACTTGGGAATGGCTACTTCTTCCATGGGTGGACGTACCGGCGAGTTCAGGTGATGATGAATGTTGGATTAAATATGAGCGTGGCATGCAAGCCAATGGGTTCCTGTACTGGGTTTACGAGGACCAGAGGTATCTAGTTTCACTTAACACTGCCACGATGGAATTCTGCGTCACTGAGCTTCCTCACTTCCTAAGGGATTCCAGCTTTCATCTTGGCGAGACGAAGGATGGCGCAACATGTATTGTCTATTCAGATCAGCTGAACGTTGGTGTCTTGATGCCCACAAGGGATGATGGTATGGAGAAATGGGTGCTTGACAGGGTGGTTCCCTTGGACAGAGAGCTTGAACGAGTCCTTCGAGTCGGATTGGCCAACGTCACTGTGCCGAACCAACTGGTGGCTAACCATAATGATCTGTCTGTTTTGGCAGTCCAGGATGGCTATGT
- the LOC120707314 gene encoding uncharacterized protein LOC120707314 isoform X2: protein MTGVPKNRRQRRRSKARRAPPIHKLGEDLLLEIFLRLPSLATLVRAALTCRAWRRAVASSPSFRRRFRALHPPPLLGLFFEAPGPVHTPNTPGFPTFVPARRRDRDLTAAVRGGDFFLTSLEDLPDEGPCWNMVDCCRGCVLLMNWDDGSLVVFNPLTRRIEDVFDLSPEDLFDGSRGHYAQVYPQLLFSDEDPASFRVVLLAHDERRIRAAVFSSDTWEWLLLPWVDVPASSGDDECWIKYERGMQANGFLYWVYEDQRYLVSLNTATMEFCVTELPHFLRDSSFHLGETKDGATCIVYSDQLNVGVLMPTRDDGMEKWVLDRVVPLDRELERVLRVGLANVTVPNQLVANHNDLSVLAVQDGYVYKRAIGVLADAAGPASG, encoded by the exons ATGACCGGCGTCCCCAAAAACCGCCGACAGCGTCGACGGTCGAAGGCCCGCCGAGCTCCACCCATACACAAGCTCGGGGAGGACCTCCTGCTGGAGAtcttcctccgcctcccctcccTTGCCACGCTCGTCCGCGCCGCCCTCACCTGCCGCGCGTGGCGCCGCGCGGTGGCCTCCTCCCCGtcgttccgccgccgcttccgcgcCCTCCATCCGCCGCCTCTCCTCGGCCTCTTCTTCGAGGCCCCCGGTCCAGTGCATACTCCTAACACCCCTGGCTTCCCCACCTTcgtccccgcccgccgccgcgacagGGACCTAACTGCCGCCGTCCGTGGCGGCGACTTCTTCCTCACCTCCCTTGAGGA CCTCCCAGACGAGGGCCCCTGCTGGAACATGGTGGACTGCTGCCGCGGATGCGTCCTCCTCATGAATTGGGATGATGGATCACTCGTCGTGTTCAACCCCCTGACGCGCCGGATTGAGGATGTCTTCGATCTGAGCCCTGAGGATTTGTTTGACGGTAGCCGTGGCCATTACGCCCAGGTCTATCCCCAGTTGCTCTTCTCTGACGAGGACCCTGCATCATTCCGAGTGGTGCTTCTTGCCCATGACGAACGCAGGATACGGGCTGCCGTCTTTTCTTCGGACACTTGGGAATGGCTACTTCTTCCATGGGTGGACGTACCGGCGAGTTCAGGTGATGATGAATGTTGGATTAAATATGAGCGTGGCATGCAAGCCAATGGGTTCCTGTACTGGGTTTACGAGGACCAGAGGTATCTAGTTTCACTTAACACTGCCACGATGGAATTCTGCGTCACTGAGCTTCCTCACTTCCTAAGGGATTCCAGCTTTCATCTTGGCGAGACGAAGGATGGCGCAACATGTATTGTCTATTCAGATCAGCTGAACGTTGGTGTCTTGATGCCCACAAGGGATGATGGTATGGAGAAATGGGTGCTTGACAGGGTGGTTCCCTTGGACAGAGAGCTTGAACGAGTCCTTCGAGTCGGATTGGCCAACGTCACTGTGCCGAACCAACTGGTGGCTAACCATAATGATCTGTCTGTTTTGGCAGTCCAGGATGGCTATGTGTACAAGCGCGCCATCGGCGTCCTGGCAGATGCAGCCGGGCCGGCGAGCGGGTAG